One part of the Glycine soja cultivar W05 chromosome 11, ASM419377v2, whole genome shotgun sequence genome encodes these proteins:
- the LOC114377676 gene encoding 50S ribosomal protein L9, chloroplastic-like has product MASALSSLSSTSSSLLQHSFTGNSKAPPTTQFPNKNVRFSVFAQKKAKKLRKIILKEDVAYVGKQGQLLDVKAGFFRNYLLPMGKAQLVTPQLLKEMKIEEERIEAEKKRVKEEAQQLALIFETVGAFKVKRKGGKGKQIFGSVTAQDLVDIIKAQLQREVDKRIVDLPEIRETGEYIAELKLHPEVTARVRVNVFAN; this is encoded by the exons ATGGCATCAGCATTATCTTCTCTCTCCTCCACCTCTTCTTCCCTGTTACAGCACAGTTTCACCGGAAACTCGAAGGCTCCTCCCACTACTCAATTCCCCAACAAAAATGTACGCTTTTCGGTCTTCGCTCAAAAGAAGGCAAAGAAACTTCGAAAG ATTATTTTGAAGGAAGATGTGGCTTATGTAGGAAAGCAAGGGCAACTTCTTGATGTGAAGGCTGGCTTTTTCAGAAATTACCTGCTTCCTATGGGAAAAGCACAACTTGTTACTCCACAGCTTCTCAA GGAAatgaagatagaagaagaaagaattgAGGCTGAGAAAAAACGG GTAAAAGAAGAGGCACAGCAACTTGCTCTAATTTTTGAAACTGTTGGGGCTTTCAAGGTGAAGCGTAAAGGTGgtaaaggaaaacaaattttTGGAAG TGTCACTGCTCAAGATCTTGTTGACATAATCAAGGCACAACTTCAAAG GGAGGTGGACAAGAGAATTGTTGATCTTCCAGAGATCAGGGAAACAGGAGAATATATTGCAGAGTTAAAGCTTCACCCGGAAGTTACGGCTAGAGTGAGGGTGAATGTTTTTGCTAACTGA
- the LOC114374401 gene encoding zinc finger protein ZAT5-like — MEMEGLDSNNSTHNGIAKGKRTKRMRLLSPCGVVATTVTSSTSSASSTTTYESEEEDMANCLILLAQGGESHHHPPRHDKQQVEDHGLENCDGVIKTEEKGNNNSDNVNATPTATTTTAATTKVGFYIYECKTCNRTFPSFQALGGHRASHKKPKLAAEEKKQPLPPPAQPSPPSQLQHMIVTNYDRFEEGNVKSGPPISLQLGNNGNNKGKIHECSICGSEFTSGQALGGHMRRHRASTNTNTTVVDTTRCNTVSTTIITTAPPRNILQLDLNLPAPEDDIREAKFQFATTTTQVLVGTPALVDCHY, encoded by the coding sequence ATGGAGATGGAAGGGTTGGATTCTAATAATTCTACCCACAACGGCATAGCCAAGGGCAAACGCACCAAGAGGATGAGGCTTTTGTCCCCTTGCGGTGTTGTTGCTACCACTGTCACCTCGAGCACTTCGAGTGCCTCCTCCACCACAACCTACGAGAGCGAAGAGGAAGACATGGCGAATTGTTTGATTCTCTTGGCCCAAGGAGGGGAATCTCATCATCATCCTCCTCGTCACGACAAGCAACAAGTTGAAGATCATGGTCTTGAGAATTGTGATGGTGTCATCAAGACAGAAGAAAAGGGTAACAACAACAGCGACAACGTTAACGCTACCCCCACCGCAACAACAACAACCGCTGCTACTACCAAAGTTGGTTTCTATATTTATGAGTGCAAAACGTGTAACCGAACCTTCCCTTCGTTTCAAGCGCTGGGTGGACACAGGGCGAGTCACAAAAAGCCAAAACTCGCGGCTGAAGAGAAAAAACAACCATTGCCACCACCAGCGCAACCGTCACCACCGTCTCAATTGCAACACATGATTGTTACCAACTATGATCGGTTTGAGGAGGGTAACGTTAAAAGTGGTCCTCCAATTTCCCTTCAATTGGGTAATAATGGAAACAACAAGGGTAAGATTCACGAGTGTTCCATTTGTGGTTCTGAATTCACATCAGGACAAGCATTGGGTGGACACATGAGGAGGCATAGGGCATCCACAAACACCAATACTACTGTTGTTGATACAACAAGGTGTAACACTGTTTCCACCACTATCATCACCACGGCTCCACCAAGGAATATTTTGCAATTGGATCTTAACCTCCCAGCACCCGAAGACGATATCCGGGAGGCTAAGTTCCAAtttgcaacaacaacaactcagGTGCTGGTTGGTACTCCGGCTTTGGTGGATTGTCATTATTAG
- the LOC114375661 gene encoding protein SENSITIVE TO PROTON RHIZOTOXICITY 2-like, translating to MMPKATISTTPTNDFQELHMFPAAVNNEYLVSPSLEASSSSSPSHSSSNSLLFYLSLLKDKLGQLHNLVGVLVSPQQNLPESTPTAISTINNTIQEIIVAATSMRFTCQQMISSSPSGTNTINELHQQQIDHGRLLPPSHHESNFINNNRGVPSNINIVSHINRGQSFLSNSIEGEASLDWFAESYNNSNSGNNYFNPKDDEAANIINNIMGETSDDIIELDAADLLAKYSYFCQVCGKGFKRDANLRMHMRAHGEEYKTSAALRNPMKKNNKKESNLLFLGAEGSVTKRYSCPQQGCRWNQRHAKFQPLKSMICAKNHYKRSHCPKMYMCNRCNQKQFSVLSDLRTHEKHCGDYPKWQCSCGTTFSRKDKLMGHITLFAGHTPVPNINGMSSYMGKSEVQQNNIAGGLR from the coding sequence atgATGCCAAAGGCCACAATATCTACTACCCCCACAAATGATTTTCAAGAACTGCATATGTTTCCTGCAGCAGTGAATAATGAATATTTGGTTTCACCTTCTCTTGAAGCAAGCTCTTCCTCATCACCTTCACACTCATCTTCAAACTCTCTCCTCTTCTACCTCTCACTTCTCAAGGACAAGCTAGGTCAACTCCACAACCTAGTTGGTGTTCTTGTCTCCCCTCAACAAAACCTACCCGAGTCAACTCCAACGGCAATCTCCACCATCAATAACACAATCCAAGAAATCATAGTGGCAGCCACTTCAATGAGATTCACCTGCCAGCAAATGATTTCTAGTTCCCCTTCAGGTACTAATACTATTAATGAATTGCACCAGCAACAAATTGATCATGGTAGATTATTACCACCATCACATCATGAATCAAACTTTATCAACAACAATAGGGGTGTGCCTAGTAACATTAACATAGTCTCACATATAAATAGAGGGCAAAGTTTCTTATCTAATAGTATTGAGGGAGAGGCATCATTGGATTGGTTTGCTGAAAGCTACAATAATAGCAATAGtggtaataattattttaacccTAAGGATGATGAAGCAGCCAACATTATTAACAACATCATGGGGGAGACGAGTGATGACATAATTGAATTGGATGCTGCGGATTTGTTGGCAAAGTACTCATATTTTTGCCAAGTGTGTGGGAAAGGGTTTAAGCGTGATGCTAATTTGAGGATGCACATGAGGGCACATGGGGAAGAGTACAAAACAAGTGCAGCTTTGCGCAACCCaatgaagaaaaacaacaaaaaggagagtaatttgttgtttttaggTGCAGAAGGAAGTGTGACAAAGAGATATTCGTGCCCTCAACAAGGGTGTAGATGGAACCAAAGGCATGCCAAGTTCCAACCTTTGAAGTCAATGATTTGTGCCAAGAACCATTACAAGAGGAGCCACTGCCCCAAGATGTATATGTGCAATAGGTGCAACCAGAAACAGTTCTCTGTGCTTTCTGATTTGAGGACACACGAGAAGCACTGTGGGGACTATCCCAAGTGGCAGTGCTCGTGTGGCACTACGTTTTCTAGGAAGGACAAGCTTATGGGCCATATTACTTTGTTCGCGGGGCACACCCCAGTTCCTAATATTAATGGCATGTCATCATACATGGGAAAATCAGAAGTACAACAGAATAATATTGCTGGTGGTTTAAGATGA
- the LOC114372979 gene encoding uncharacterized protein LOC114372979: MGWIFRISHFFEYHHTPDEERVTIASFYMDGPALSWYQWMYRNDFITSWAALLQALETCFVPTYYDDPKGTLFKLTHTGTVNEYLHEFERLANRIIGFPSSCLLSCFISGLAPKLHWEVQAFQPISLPQAISLAKLQEDKLDDRRHSFRPRHPPPQSTTISPLPSNPTFTFPNPPPPLLPSPLPKPTPSIRNHLCRLTPEEMTRKSELVLCNNCDEKWAPSHKCKARFFLLISEEDDPDPNTQPANPALTQPSPPDPTLAQISFNALSGTSTPDALRLFGSIHNSRVTVLINGGSTHNFIQLRVAKYLQLPTILTNPLQVTIGNGTSLPCDQLCSHTLISLQGHEFHVDLHVLPISDADIVLGIQWLKHLGPTITDYAALTMQFQYQGHPVLLRADAPTIPSDVSSLQLRHMMPTHYASAFFHISITTISSPHPSPTSPQYPALTHLLQQYIHLFQQPTSLPPPRPITHHIHLLPNTSPVNVRPYRYPHFQKAEIEKQVHEMLSLGLIQLSNNLFSSPVLLVKKKDGSWHFCVDYRALNAMTVKDRFPMPTIDELLDELGFASWFSKLDLRQGFHQISMAAANVAKTAFRTHQGHYEYKVMLFGLCNAPSIFQATMNELLKPFLRRFVTIFFDDILVYNASLEDYVSHLCQVFDCLSHAQFFLKESKCVFAQQQLAFLGHIISACGVTPDPSKIDVMVQWPVPTNTHSLRGFLGLTGFYYKFIKG, encoded by the coding sequence ATGGGATGGATCTTTAGGATCTCCCACTTCTTTGAGTATCATCATACTCCGGATGAGGAGCGCGTTACAATCGCCTCGTTCTATATGGACGGACCAGCACTCAGCTGGTATCAATGGATGTATCGAAATGACTTCATCACGTCATGGGCTGCCCTTCTGCAAGCACTCGAGACTTGCTTCGTGCCAACGTATTACGATGATCCCAAAGGTACCTTGTTTAAGCTCACTCATACCGGCACCGTTAATGAATATTTACATGAGTTTGAACGCTTGGCTAATCGGATTATCGGGTTTCCCTCGTCTTGTTTACTTAGTTGTTTCATCTCCGGCCTGGCGCCGAAATTACACTGGGAGGTTCAGGCATTCCAGCCAATTTCTCTTCCTCAGGCCATTTCCCTCGCCAAGTTGCAGGAAGACAAACTTGATGACAGGCGACATTCTTTCCGCCCTCGTCACCCACCTCCACAATCCACCACCATCTCCCCTCTACCATCCAACCCAACCTTTACCTTCCCCAACCCCCCACCACCTCTGTTGCCCTCACCTTTGCCGAAACCCACCCCTTCCATCCGCAACCACTTATGCCGCCTCACCCCGGAGGAGATGACTCGCAAAAGTGAGCTCGTTCTGTGCAACAATTGCGATGAGAAATGGGCCCCCTCACATAAATGCAAGGCACGTTTCTTCCTACTCATCTCAGAGGAAGACGACCCCGACCCAAACACCCAACCTGCCAACCCCGCTCTCACCCAACCTTCCCCACCTGACCCCACCCTTGCtcaaattagtttcaatgcccTCTCCGGTACCTCCACCCCGGATGCTCTCCGTCTCTTTGGCTCCATCCACAACTCACGCGTTACCGTGCTCATTAACGGAGGAAGTACGCATAATTTCATTCAGTTGCGGGTGGCTAAATACCTTCAACTCCCCACCATCCTGACCAACCCATTGCAAGTCACCATCGGCAACGGCACCTCTCTCCCATGCGACCAACTCTGTTCTCACACCCTTATATCTCTCCAGGGTCATGAGTTCCACGTTGATCTCCATGTCCTGCCTATTAGTGATGCAGACATTGTCCTAGGGATCCAATGGCTCAAACACCTAGGACCCACCATCACGGACTACGCTGCCCTCACCATGCAATTCCAATACCAGGGTCACCCCGTTCTCCTTCGTGCTGATGCCCCGACGATACCATCTGACGTGTCCTCGCTCCAACTCCGCCACATGATGCCAACACATTATGCATCTGCCTTTTTCCACATCTCCATCACCACTATTTCTTCTCCACACCCTTCACCAACCTCACCTCAATACCCCGCCCTCACACATCTTCTCCAACAATATATccacttgttccaacaaccCACATCGCTTCCCCCACCTCGGCCAATCACCCACCATATCCATCTTCTGCCAAACACCTCACCCGTTAACGTACGCCCTTACCGCTACCCCCATTTTCAAAAGGCAGAAATCGAGAAGCAGGTGCATGAGATGCTCTCTTTGGGTCTTATACAGCTGAGCAACAACCTTTTCTCCTCCCCAGTCCTCTTGGTCAAGAAGAAGGATGGGAGTTGGCATTTTTGTGTCGATTATCGCGCGCTCAACGCCATGACGGTGAAAGACAGGTTTCCAATGCCCACCATTGATGAGTTACTTGACGAACTTGGTTTCGCTTCTTGGTTTTCTAAGCTGGACCTCCGACAGGGCTTCCATCAAATCTCCATGGCTGCAGCTAACGTCGCCAAAACCGCCTTTCGCACCCACCAAGGTCACTATGAATACAAGGTGATGTTGTTTGGCTTATGTAACGCTCCATCCATCTTTCAGGCGACCATGAATGAGCTCTTGAAACCTTTCCTTCGTCGCTTTGTAACCATCTTCTTTGACGACATTCTGGTGTACAACGCTTCCTTGGAAGACTATGTCTCCCACCTCTGCCAGGTATTCGACTGTTTATCTCATGCTCAGTTCTTCCTCAAGGAATCTAAGTGCGTCTTCGCCCAACAACAACTGGCCTTTCTCGGTCATATCATCTCGGCCTGCGGTGTCACCCCTGATCCTTCAAAGATTGATGTTATGGTTCAATGGCCCGTCCCCACGAACACCCACTCCTTGCGTGGATTCCTCGGTTTGACTGGTTTCTACTACAAGTTCATCAAAGGTTAA